The Enterobacter asburiae genomic sequence AGCATTGCCCGCCGCAACTACTTCCTTGGCCGTTTTATGCGCCACAGCGGCTGGTATCCTGACCGCGTGATGCGCCTCTACGAGCGCGAGCGGTATCAGTACAACGACAATCTGGTGCATGAATCCCTGAGCTGCGATAGCGCTCAGGTCATCCCCCTGAAGGGCGACCTGTTGCACCTGACCTGCCGTGATTTCGCGAGCTTCCAGCGTAAACAGCTCAACTATGCCACCGCATGGGCGCAGGAGCGTCACCAGCGCGGCAAGAAGGCCTCGCTGACGGGTATCTTCACCCACACGCTGGGCGCGTTTCTGAAAACGCTGCTGCTGCGTGGTGGCGTGCTGGACGGTAAGCAGGGCTGGTTACTCGCGGTAGTGAATGCCCAGTATACTTTCAACAAATACACCGAGCTGTGGGCGCTCTGCCGCGGCTACTCAGAGAAAACGTGAGCCATGAGCACAAAAGCGATTTATCCGGGTACCTTCGATCCGATCACCAACGGTCATCTTGATATCATCACCCGTGCGGCGTGCATGTTCGACAAGGTGATCCTGGCCATTGCCGCCAGCCCCAGTAAAAAGCCTATGTTTGACCTCAACGAGCGCGTAAAGCTCGCCACCGATGCCATTTCGCACCTGCCGAATGTTGAGGTGGTCGGGTTCAGCGACCTGATGGCTAACTTCGCCCGCGCTCAGCAGGCAAACATTCTGATCCGTGGTTTACGCGCGGTGGCAGACTTCGAGTATGAGATGCAGCTGGCGCACATGAACCGCCACCTGATGCCGGAGCTGGAGAGCGTGTTCCTGATGCCCTCCAAAGAGTGGTCGTTTATCTCTTCCACGCTGGTAAAAGAGGTGGCGCGTCATCACGGCGATGTCACCCATTTCCTGCCGACTAACGTCCACCAGGCATTGATGGAAAAGCTAAAGTAGCCCTATTTCTGGCACTGACGGCAGTAGAACGTGGCGCGCTGGGCGTGCTTCGTAGCAATAACGGGCGTGCCGCAGACTCTGCACGGTTCGCCTTTACGGCCATATACCTGCAGCTCCTGGGCAAAATAGCCCGGCTTGCCGTCACTCTGCAGGAAGTCCTTCAACGTTGTCCCGCCCTGCTCAATAGAGCGCAGCAGTACCGCCTTAATCACCCGGACCAGCAGCTCGCACTCCTGCGCCGACAGCGAAGAGGCCAGCCGATCGGGATGGATCCCGGCCGCAAACAGCGATTCGCTGGCGTAGATATTCCCCACGCCGACCACCAGCTTGTTATCCATCAGCCAGGGCTTAATCGGGCTTTTCTTCTTCGCACACTTCGCCTTGAGGTATTCCGCGTTAAACGCGTCTGAGAGCGGCTCCGGGCCCAGATGCGCCAGCACGTTATGCCCTTCCAGCTCCTTCGTCCACAGCCACGCGCCAAAGCGCCGTGGGTCGGTGTAACGGAGCACTTTGCCGTTGCTCATCACCAGATCGACGTGGTCGTGCTTTTCCGCAGGCAGTTCTTCGGTAAGAATGCGCAGGCTCCCGGACATTCCCAGGTGGATAATAATCCAGCCGTCGGGCAGTTCCAGCAGCAGGTATTTCGCGCGACGCTGTACGCTAAGGACGGGTTTATCGCTCAGGGCATGGATCTCATCGGACACCGGCCAGCGCAGACGTCCATTGCGGACCACCGCGTGAAGAATCGTCGCGCCGACCAGATGGGGCTCAATGCCGCGACGGCTGGTTTCTACCTCAGGTAATTCAGGCATGGTTCCTCCGTTGAGATGCAGAATGCAAAAAACCCCGCAGTTGCGGGGTTTTTCGATACAAGGAGACTAAAATTATTTGATTTTAGCTTCTTTGTACAGTACGTGCTGGCGTACAACTGGATCGAATTTTTTCAGTTCCAGTTTTTCCGGCTTAGTACGTTTGTTCTTCGTGGTGGTGTAGAAGTGACCTGTACCAGCAGAAGAAACCAGCTTGATTTTCTCGCGAATACCTTTAGCCATGATTTATTTCCTCTTTAAGTACTTAGTACTTTTCGCCACGGGCACGCAGTTCGGACAGAACTGTATCGATGCCTTTCTTATCGATTACACGCATACCTTTAGCAGATACGCGCAGGGTGACAAAACGCTTCTCGCTCTCAACCCAGAAACGGTGAGAGTGCAGGTTCGGCAGGAAACGGCGTTTAGTCGCGTTCAGTGCGTGGGAACGGTTGTTACCGGTCACCGGACGCTTGCCAGTAACTTGGCAGACTCGGGACATGTCTATTCTCCAAAAATCAAATTAGCTCGAGCTTCGTATGGGGTATCGGCGCCTCGTCAGGCTTTACAGCCCGGTCATCGCATAGTTCTAAGTGAACTCTCGATTGCCAGGCCCAAATGCCAAACCCGAGATTCTCAAAGGTGGCGTAGTATACGCTGACTCGGCGGTGTGCTCAAGTCCCGAACAGACAAAGATCCCGATGGATCGCGAGAAATAGCCTAAATCCAGCCATGTTCTGCGAAAGAAATGTACTCACCGCGGCCAATTATCAGATGGTCCAGCACACGAATGTCCATGAATTGACAGCATTTGATAATGCGTTCGGTGATTTCTTTGTCCGCTCTGCTCGGTTCTGCACAGCCAGAGGGGTGATTATGCGCGAGGATCACGCCCGCTGCATTCACTTTTATCGCTTCCCGCACAATTTCACGCGGATGCACCTCAACGTGGCTCAACGTGCCCGCAAAGAGACAGCTATGTTTCAGCACCCGATTTCTGTTATCGACAAAGATCACCATAAAGATCTCGCGTTCAATATCGGTTAACTGGCTTTGCAGGAATTCACGCGTCATTTCTGGCGTCAGGATCGGATCTTCCTTCTCCATGCGGACATTGTAAAAACGGCGGGCAAGTTCAGCAATGCCCCTCAGCTGGGCATATTTCGCCACGCCAATCCCCTCAACGTGCTTAAACTGCGCCAGATCGGCGGTCAATAAACCATACAGCGAACCGAAATGTGCTATCAGCTCTTTTGCCAGCGTAAATACCGTTTTTCCGGGCGTTCCGGTACGTAAAAAGAGCGCCAATAGTTCATCGTCTTTTAACAGGGTGACGCCATAGCGCAGCAGTTTTTCGCGCGGCAGCAGCTCCTCATCCTCTTCTTCCATGCTCTTTCTCCTTTTTTAACCTCATGCTGCCACAGGCTAATCCGTCGCTCGACGGTCACATTGTGTTCTTGCGTAGCGCCTCGCAAAGTGGACGAAGTACAAAATCACTCCGCTTTGGGGATTGTGATAAAATGCCCGCTCTCTGGTGAAACCCAACAGGAAAGAATCATGATGAGCCTGGCCGGTAAAAAAATCGTTCTTGGCGTGAGCGGTGGCATTGCTGCTTATAAAGCGCCGGAGCTGGTGCGTCGTCTGCGCGAGCGCGGAGCTGACGTGCGGGTCGCGATAACCGAAGGCGGTAAAGCCTTTATCACTCCCCTGAGCCTGCAGGCCGTTTCAGGATACCCGGTATCTGACAGCCTGCTCGATCCGGCTGCCGAAGCCGCGATGGGCCATATTGAGCTGGGTAAATGGGCAGACCTGGTTATCCTCGCCCCCGCCACGGCTGATTTAATCGCTCGGGTGGCGGCCGGTATGGCAAACGACCTGGTCTCTACCATTTGTCTGGCCACGCCTGCGCCTGTTGCCGTCGTTCCTGCCATGAACCAGCAGATGTACCGTAACGCGGCCACCCAGCATAATCTGGAGACGCTGGCCTCACGCGGCCTGCTTATCTGGGGTCCGGACAGCGGCAGCCAGGCCTGCGGCGACGTTGGCCCGGGTCGCATGCTTGACCCGCTGACGATTGTTGATATGGCCGCAGCCCATTTTTCGCCTGTCAACGATCTGCAACATCTCAACATCATGATTACCGCGGGCCCCACGCGCGAGCCGCTGGATCCGGTGCGCTACATCACCAACCACAGCTCCGGCAAAATGGGCTTCGCGATTGCCGCCGCCGCCGCAAGGCGTGGCGCGCACGTCACGCTGGTGAGCGGCCCGGTATCGCTACCTACCCCTGCATTTGTGAAGCGAATTAACGTGACTACCGCGCAGGAGATGGAAGCCGCCGTGCAGGCA encodes the following:
- the mutM gene encoding bifunctional DNA-formamidopyrimidine glycosylase/DNA-(apurinic or apyrimidinic site) lyase, which gives rise to MPELPEVETSRRGIEPHLVGATILHAVVRNGRLRWPVSDEIHALSDKPVLSVQRRAKYLLLELPDGWIIIHLGMSGSLRILTEELPAEKHDHVDLVMSNGKVLRYTDPRRFGAWLWTKELEGHNVLAHLGPEPLSDAFNAEYLKAKCAKKKSPIKPWLMDNKLVVGVGNIYASESLFAAGIHPDRLASSLSAQECELLVRVIKAVLLRSIEQGGTTLKDFLQSDGKPGYFAQELQVYGRKGEPCRVCGTPVIATKHAQRATFYCRQCQK
- the radC gene encoding RadC family protein is translated as MEEEDEELLPREKLLRYGVTLLKDDELLALFLRTGTPGKTVFTLAKELIAHFGSLYGLLTADLAQFKHVEGIGVAKYAQLRGIAELARRFYNVRMEKEDPILTPEMTREFLQSQLTDIEREIFMVIFVDNRNRVLKHSCLFAGTLSHVEVHPREIVREAIKVNAAGVILAHNHPSGCAEPSRADKEITERIIKCCQFMDIRVLDHLIIGRGEYISFAEHGWI
- a CDS encoding glycosyltransferase family 2 protein, whose translation is MSTRLSVVMIAKNAADLLPDCLASVAWADEIVILDSGSTDNTVDVARAAGAKVFVDADWQGYGIQRQRAQGHATGDYVLMLDTDERITPELQQAIQAVLSSPQPGAVYSIARRNYFLGRFMRHSGWYPDRVMRLYERERYQYNDNLVHESLSCDSAQVIPLKGDLLHLTCRDFASFQRKQLNYATAWAQERHQRGKKASLTGIFTHTLGAFLKTLLLRGGVLDGKQGWLLAVVNAQYTFNKYTELWALCRGYSEKT
- the rpmB gene encoding 50S ribosomal protein L28, giving the protein MSRVCQVTGKRPVTGNNRSHALNATKRRFLPNLHSHRFWVESEKRFVTLRVSAKGMRVIDKKGIDTVLSELRARGEKY
- the coaD gene encoding pantetheine-phosphate adenylyltransferase, encoding MSTKAIYPGTFDPITNGHLDIITRAACMFDKVILAIAASPSKKPMFDLNERVKLATDAISHLPNVEVVGFSDLMANFARAQQANILIRGLRAVADFEYEMQLAHMNRHLMPELESVFLMPSKEWSFISSTLVKEVARHHGDVTHFLPTNVHQALMEKLK
- the rpmG gene encoding 50S ribosomal protein L33, which encodes MAKGIREKIKLVSSAGTGHFYTTTKNKRTKPEKLELKKFDPVVRQHVLYKEAKIK
- the coaBC gene encoding bifunctional phosphopantothenoylcysteine decarboxylase/phosphopantothenate--cysteine ligase CoaBC, with amino-acid sequence MSLAGKKIVLGVSGGIAAYKAPELVRRLRERGADVRVAITEGGKAFITPLSLQAVSGYPVSDSLLDPAAEAAMGHIELGKWADLVILAPATADLIARVAAGMANDLVSTICLATPAPVAVVPAMNQQMYRNAATQHNLETLASRGLLIWGPDSGSQACGDVGPGRMLDPLTIVDMAAAHFSPVNDLQHLNIMITAGPTREPLDPVRYITNHSSGKMGFAIAAAAARRGAHVTLVSGPVSLPTPAFVKRINVTTAQEMEAAVQAHAQSQQIFIGCAAVADYRAETIAEAKIKKQGDELTLKMVKNPDIVAGVAALKSHRPYVVGFAAETNNVEEYARQKRTRKNLDLICANDVSLATQGFNSDSNALHLFWQDGDKVLPLERKELLGQQLLDEIVTRYDEKNRR